The Sediminispirochaeta bajacaliforniensis DSM 16054 nucleotide sequence TGTATCGACTCCCTTGAGCGGGATGAGCGGGGGCTTTGTATCGAGGAAGTCCTAAAAAAGACCGCACTTTTTATCGAACAGATGTTGAATTTCCTTGGTTTACAACGGGAAACGCGACTTGAAACGGTAAGCCTTTACCCCGGCTTCGACAAGAATGGGAATCCTGAGGGCTTTGATGTCCTTACCTTCCGTCCAAGTGAACTCATCTCGATTGTCGGGCCCACCGGGTCGGGAAAAAGTAGACTTCTTGCCGATATTGAGTGGATGGCCCAGGGGGATACTCCGAGCGGACGAAGGGTGATGATAAACGATAGGGAGCCGGACCGAAGATTCCGTTTTTCCGCAGGTGAAAAACTGGTTGCCCAGCTTTCCCAGAATATGAACTTCGTAATGGACCTTTCAGTTGGCGAGTTCTTGCGCATTCATGCCGAGAGCCGTTTTGTGGAAAGACAGCAACAGCATGTTGAGGCAGTCGTCCTAAAGGCAAATGAGCTTGCAGGAGAGCCTTTTTCACCGGAGATTGCCGTCACCTCACTTTCGGGGGGCCAGTCACGGGCTCTTATGATTGCCGATACTGCAATGTTGAGTGGTTCGCCGATTGTTCTGATAGATGAGATAGAAAATGCCGGGATAGATCGGAGAAAGGCCCTTGATCTTTTGCTCTCGAAGGAAAAGATTGTTCTCATGGCAACCCATGATCCTCTTCTTGCTCTCACGGCTGACCGCCGACTTGTGATAGGGAACGGCGGAATTCGGGAGATCATCGGGACCTCCAGTGAGGAACGGGCGATTCTAAGAAGGCTTGAAGCTCTCGACCGCAGCCTTCAGCGATTGCGGGGAGAGCTTCGCAGGGGGAAAAGGATTAGCAGATTCGAAATGTAACCCTCGTTTTGCTACCCTTCGAGAGGGAAAAATATTTCTGTTTTCAACGCTTCGGGGGCAACCGTTTCTGGGTCATTAAGGTAGCTTTCCCACATCCACGGCAAAACCTTGCAGCCTTTCTTTGAGGTGAATCTCTGGAGATGATCGTAGGTTTCTCCCATGGTTGAATAGGGGCCGGTGTGGATGGTGCTTGCGACTTTGATCGCAGGGATGGTTCCCGCCTGTATCCTTCCGTGTGCTTTTTCCTTCTTGAGAGTCGGAAAACCCGCTTCGATATCAAGCGCCTCCATATCCATGTTGTGATAGATGGTAAAGGGAACTCCGGCAAAGGAAATGTTGTTTGCCTCCATATAGCTTGCAACCTCCTTGTAGATAAGGCCCAGGGCATTCGGTAATTCCTTCACCGATGTTGTCAGACGCACCGCCAAGATATTCTGTTCCTTCAGATCCTTGATTTCCATAGACACGCTCCTTGTTATATTGTTCTCATCCCAAGGATGCCACAGGATATACGACAACTGATTGTCGTACTTTAGGTCTCTGAATACAAATTTTTTATGGCATCAGCACTTCGGGCGATACGATTTCTGATATGAGAGGGGGCAAGGACCTCGACAAAGGGACCGAAGGAGAGTATGTAGCCGTAGACCCAGCCATCTTCGGGCATGGTTGTTTTTACTTCCAGCCCGCCTCCTGGAAGGGACTTACAATCCCTTTCCGGATAGTAGTCGGCGACAAGAGGGGCCATCTCGTGTGAAAATCGGAGCACCAGTTCAACATTTCGTTCCGTACCGCCGCCCCTGCTTTCCTCCAGAAAATCGGCATAACGTTTTTCTCTTCTACGGAATCGCTGTTCCTCTATTCTGGCATCTTTTATTTTTGTAATGCTGAAAAGCCTGTAGTCGTTTCTCAGCCTGCAGTATGCGTAGAGATACCAGGAGCGCCATCTGAACGCGATAGTCATGGGTTCTACACATCTTTTGATCGTTTCGAGTTTATTACTTGTGTAAACAAAGGTGAGTAACCGTTCCGTTTCCACTGCCTTTTTTATGATTCTGAAGGTATCTCGTTTTCGCGGATCGCCGCCGAGCATGCTGAAATCGATAGAAAGTTTTTCATTTCGCTCGGAGAAAAAATCAAATTCTCTTTTTGCAACCATGCTTCGTACCTTTTCAAGGGTACCTTGTATACTGGAATCGCAAAGGGTTTCGGCGATCCTTTCGAGGGCCGTGACAATATGGTAGAGATCCTCGGCATTCATCAGCTGACGATCCATCTTGTAGGCATCCATGATGCCGTAACCGCCTTTCGGGCCTTGGATTGCATAGAGAGGGATGCCTGCCAGCTCAATGGTTTCCATATCCCTCTGGATGGTCCTTCTGGAAACATTGAAGCGATCTGCAAGTTTGCTGGTGCTCACTACATCGTGGCCAAGCAGAAAGATGATGATGGAAAGTAGCCGGTCGGTTTTCACTGGTTGTGATTATATCCTAAAATAGAGGCGTCGTGAAACGAAAGAGTTGACCCACGCCTTTGCCCTCATCATAATGAGCTTATATGAGCTTTATACCTGAACCAATCTTTTCCTGGGTTGTGCTTCCTTTTCTCATTTTTTTTGCGCGAATTGCGGATGTTACCATCGGCACTATGCGCATCGTTTTTGTTGCCCGGGGACAGAAGCTTATTGCCCCGCTGCTCGGTTTCTTTGAGGTGCTGATATGGCTTATCGCCCTTACAAAGATTATGGAGAACATGGGCAATCCTGTTACGTACTTTGCCTACGGAGCAGGTTTTGCCATGGGGAAT carries:
- a CDS encoding ATP-binding cassette domain-containing protein, whose translation is MNTSLMHNSPIFRELQDSPLAVILKRYPFAAEHLESLGFSFDFSSVLTLEQELRCIDSLERDERGLCIEEVLKKTALFIEQMLNFLGLQRETRLETVSLYPGFDKNGNPEGFDVLTFRPSELISIVGPTGSGKSRLLADIEWMAQGDTPSGRRVMINDREPDRRFRFSAGEKLVAQLSQNMNFVMDLSVGEFLRIHAESRFVERQQQHVEAVVLKANELAGEPFSPEIAVTSLSGGQSRALMIADTAMLSGSPIVLIDEIENAGIDRRKALDLLLSKEKIVLMATHDPLLALTADRRLVIGNGGIREIIGTSSEERAILRRLEALDRSLQRLRGELRRGKRISRFEM
- a CDS encoding GyrI-like domain-containing protein, which produces MEIKDLKEQNILAVRLTTSVKELPNALGLIYKEVASYMEANNISFAGVPFTIYHNMDMEALDIEAGFPTLKKEKAHGRIQAGTIPAIKVASTIHTGPYSTMGETYDHLQRFTSKKGCKVLPWMWESYLNDPETVAPEALKTEIFFPLEG
- a CDS encoding helix-turn-helix transcriptional regulator, with product MKTDRLLSIIIFLLGHDVVSTSKLADRFNVSRRTIQRDMETIELAGIPLYAIQGPKGGYGIMDAYKMDRQLMNAEDLYHIVTALERIAETLCDSSIQGTLEKVRSMVAKREFDFFSERNEKLSIDFSMLGGDPRKRDTFRIIKKAVETERLLTFVYTSNKLETIKRCVEPMTIAFRWRSWYLYAYCRLRNDYRLFSITKIKDARIEEQRFRRREKRYADFLEESRGGGTERNVELVLRFSHEMAPLVADYYPERDCKSLPGGGLEVKTTMPEDGWVYGYILSFGPFVEVLAPSHIRNRIARSADAIKNLYSET